From Tubulanus polymorphus chromosome 9, tnTubPoly1.2, whole genome shotgun sequence, a single genomic window includes:
- the LOC141910669 gene encoding octanoyl-[acyl-carrier-protein]:protein N-octanoyltransferase LIPT2, mitochondrial-like translates to MKGPSVLVYNLGRISYQRGLDIQANFVRRSLDALANKGTTPGVQRPAADDVLLLMQHDPVYTIGIRRRSYTIRDERKLRDLGAEFYPTNRGGLITFHGPGQLVAYPILNLKNYRGLSVRCYIDALQNVLVDTCAEFGVEAQKTADPGAWVQDRKIGAVGVNVRRYISHHGVALNCDVDLNWFEHIVPCGIQGKKATSLTVESSRQISVDSASRVFVDAFRKRFDCDLIHREFRDADIVDQIGS, encoded by the exons GGGTCTCGATATTCAAGCTAACTTCGTGAGACGTTCCTTGGACGCACTCGCTAATAAAG GTACGACGCCAGGCGTTCAGCGCCCAGCGGCGGACGATGTTCTACTGCTGATGCAACACGATCCTGTCTACACGATCGGAATACGTCGGCGATCGTACACGATTCGCGACGAGCGGAAACTACGCGATCTAGGCGCCGAATTCTACCCGACGAATCGCGGCGGTCTGATCACGTTTCACGGACCCGGCCAACTGGTCGCGTATCCGATTCTGAATTTGAAGAACTATCGCGGACTGTCGGTTCGCTGTTATATCGACGCGTTGCAGAACGTGTTAGTCGATACTTGCGCGGAGTTCGGTGTTGAAGCGCAGAAAACCGCTGATCCCGGGGCCTGGGTGCAAGACCGTAAAATAGGTGCCGTAG GTGTTAATGTACGCCGGTATATCAGTCATCACGGAGTGGCGTTAAACTGCGATGTCGATTTGAATTGGTTCGAGCACATTGTGCCGTGCGGTATCCAGGGTAAAAAGGCCACGTCGCTAACGGTCGAATCATCTCGGCAAATTTCGGTCGATTCTGCCTCGCGCGTATTCGTGGACGCATTTCGAAAGCGATTCGATTGCGATTTGATACATAGAGAATTCCGTGACGCGGATATTGTCGATCAGATCGGATCTTGA